Proteins from one Arthrobacter sp. Soc17.1.1.1 genomic window:
- the upp gene encoding uracil phosphoribosyltransferase yields MRVLVVDHPLVAHKLTVLRDKDTSSPVFRLLTEELVTLLAYEATRDVRVETVSIETPVTKTEGTGLVKPTPLVVPILRAGLGMLEGMTRLVPTAEVGFLGMARNEETLEAITYAERLPDDLTGRQVFVLDPMLATGGTLREAIKFLFARGAADITCICLLAAPEGLATLQEELEGRNVTIVLASIDEKLNEKSYIVPGLGDAGDRLYGVVG; encoded by the coding sequence ATGCGCGTACTGGTAGTCGACCACCCCCTGGTAGCCCACAAACTCACGGTTCTCCGGGACAAGGACACGTCGTCGCCGGTGTTCCGGCTCCTCACCGAGGAGCTCGTCACCCTGCTGGCCTACGAGGCCACACGCGATGTCCGCGTCGAGACCGTGTCCATCGAGACACCCGTCACGAAGACGGAGGGAACGGGACTGGTGAAGCCCACGCCCCTCGTGGTCCCCATCCTCCGCGCCGGCCTCGGGATGCTCGAGGGCATGACGCGCCTCGTACCGACGGCGGAGGTCGGTTTCCTCGGCATGGCCCGCAACGAGGAGACGCTCGAGGCCATCACCTACGCCGAGCGGCTGCCGGACGACCTCACGGGCCGCCAGGTCTTCGTGCTCGATCCCATGCTCGCCACGGGCGGCACCCTCCGCGAAGCCATCAAGTTCCTCTTCGCCCGCGGCGCGGCCGACATCACCTGCATCTGCCTGCTCGCCGCGCCCGAAGGGCTCGCGACGCTGCAGGAGGAGCTCGAGGGCCGCAACGTCACCATCGTGCTGGCCTCCATCGACGAGAAGCTCAACGAGAAGTCCTACATCGTGCCGGGTCTCGGAGACGCGGGGGACCGCCTCTACGGCGTCGTCGGCTAG